The genomic DNA TTTCGTCACGCCTGGAAGATACCGTGCAAGCCTCGCAACTGGCCGCTGGTGAACTGGCTGGCAGCAGCAGTGGCGGCGCCGTGCAGGTGCTGGCCCAAAGCGAAGGCGAACTGGTCAAGGTCATCGATTCCCTGAAAGCCACCCAGGCCAGCCGCGACGAAACCCTGGCCCAGGTGCGCAACCTGACGGCTTATACCGGCGAGCTGCGGACCATGGCCGCCGACGTCGCGGCGATTGCCGCGCAGACCAACCTGCTGGCCCTCAACGCCGCCATCGAAGCCGCCCGTGCCGGCGAGGCCGGGCGTGGTTTTGCCGTGGTGGCCGACGCCGTACGCAGCCTCTCGAGCAAGTCCAGCGAGACCGGCCAGCAGATGTCGGCCAAGGTCGACATCATCAACACCGCCATCACCCAATTGGTGCATGCCGCGTCCAGCGGAGCGGACCAGGACAGCCATTCGGTCAGTGCCTCCGAGCAAAGCATCCAGCAGGTACTGGAGCGCTTCAAGAGTGTCACCGGCCGCCTGGCCGACTCGGCAGACATGCTGCAACGGGAAAGCTTCGGCATTCGCGATGAACTCACCGAGGTGCTGGTCAGCCTGCAGTTCCAGGATCGGGTCAGCCAGATCCTCAGCCACGTGCGCGACAACATCGAGGACCTGCACGTGCATATGCAGCAGGCCAGTCAGTCGCCCGACGAGGCTGTCTCCATCGATGCCCGCCAATGGCTGGCACGCATGGAAACCACTTACGCCACCGACGAGCAACGCCGCAATCATCACGGCGACTCGAGCGCGCAACAGACTTCACAGGAAATAACCTTCTTTTAGGAGAGCCGCTCATGGCTAAAAGTGTATTGGTTGTCGACGACTCCGCGAGCGTTCGGCAGGTGGTCGGCATCGCATTGAAAAGTGCCGGCTACGACGTGATCGAAGCCAGCGATGGCAAGGACGCGCTGGGCAAGCTCAATGGGCAGAAAGTGCACCTGATCATCAGTGACGTGAACATGCCCAACATGGACGGCATCACCTTCGTCAAGGAGGTCAAGAAGCTGGCCAGCTACAAGTTCACGCCGATCATCATGCTCACCACCGAATCCCAGGAATCGAAGAAACAGGAAGGCCAGGCCGCCGGGGCCAAGGCCTGGGTGGTCAAGCCGTTCCAGCCGGCGCAGATGCTGGCGGCGGTGTCCAAGCTGATTCTTCCTTGATAGCCGGAGGCTCCAATGCCGTTGCAATACGAAGCACAGGATGACACCGCCCAGGTGCACATCGACGGCGAGCTGACGATCTACACCGCGGCCGAGCTGGCCGTGCAGTGGCTGCCGCACCTGGGGGCAACGCCGCGAATGGCCCTCGATCTGTCGCAGATCACCGAGATGGACGGCGCCGGCCTGCAACTGCTGCTGATGGTGCAGCGCGAGGCCTCCAGGGCCGGGACCCAACTGACACTGACCGGCCAAAGCAAGGCCGTCACGGAGACACTTGCCCTGTGCAACCTGGTTGCCTAGGACCGCAATACGTCGGACACGACAAAGGAAATGAGCGTGAGCATCAATCTCGATCAGGCACAACAGACCTTCATCGTCGAGGCACGGGAACAGTTGCAGGCGATGGAAGAATCGCTGCTGCAACTGGAAACCGACCCCGGCGACGATGACGCCATCGGCGCGATCTTCCGGGCGGCCCACACGATCAAAGGGTCGGCCGGGCTGTTCGGCCTGGAACCGATCGTCAGCTTCACCCACATCGTCGAAGACGTGCTCGACCGCCTGCGCAACGGCAGCGTCGAGGTGGACGCCAGCCTGATCGCGGTGCTGCTCAAGTCCAGCGACCACATGCTGGAACTGATCAACGTGGCCGCCAACCAGGGCGGATCACTGCCGCCGCCGGCTCTGCAACGGGAAGTGGAGCTGTGTCAGATCCTTCAGGAATACCAGGCGCCCTCGCCGACCGCGGCGCCGACGCCTACGCAGGAGACCGCCCCCCACGAATCCGGCGAAACGCGCCTCTGGCACCTTTCCCTGCGCTTCGGCCAAGACGTGTTCCGCAACGGCATGGACCCGCTGTCGTTCCTGCGCTACCTGCAAACCCTGGGTGAAATCGTCGAGATCACCACCCTGACTGACGCCCTGCCCGCCGCCGACGCCTGGGACGCCGAGTCCTGTTACCTGGGCTTCGACATCGAGTTTCGCTCGGCCGCCAGCCACGGGGCGATCAACGAAGTGTTCGATTTCGTCCGCGAAGACTGCGAGATCGAGATCGTTGCCCAGGATGACGACATCACGCTTGCGGCCAACACCGGCCTGGTCACCACGTCGCCGGAACCGGCCGAGGAAAGCACCGCGTTGGTCGCTACCGGCGAGTTGCTGTCCGACCAGCGCAAGACGCCGCGCATGCCCGCCCAGATCGCCACTGACAAACAAGCGGTGACCAGCGACAGCAAGGGCAAGGACGGCACCTATGTGCGGGTCAATGCGGACAAGCTCGACGAGTTGATCAACCTGGTGGGCGAACTGGTCATTGCCAGCGCCGGTGCCAGCCTGCTGGCCCGTACCTGCCAAAACGACCCGTTGCAGGAAGCCACCTCGTCAGTCTCCGGGCTGGTGGAAGAAATCCTCGACGGCGCCCTGCGCCTGCGCATGATCCCCATCGGCGAAACCTTCAACCGCTTCCGTCGGGTGGTACGCGATGTCAGCCAGGAACTGGGCAAGGACATCGACCTGATCATCAGCGGCGCGGAGACCGAGCTGGACAAGACCGTGGTGGAAAAAATCGGCGACCCGCTCATGCACCTGCTGCGCAACGCCATGGACCACGGCATTGAAACCGCCGAGGCCCGGCTGGCGGCCGGCAAACCGGTCAAGGGGCACTTGCACCTCAACGCGTATCACGACTCCGGCAGCATCGTGCTGGAAATCGCCGACGACGGCGCCGGCCTGAACCGTGACCGGATCCTGGAAAAAGCCCAGGAACGTGGCCTGGTGCCGCCGGGTGCCAGCCCCACCGACCAGGAAATCTACAACC from Pseudomonas beijingensis includes the following:
- a CDS encoding response regulator, whose protein sequence is MAKSVLVVDDSASVRQVVGIALKSAGYDVIEASDGKDALGKLNGQKVHLIISDVNMPNMDGITFVKEVKKLASYKFTPIIMLTTESQESKKQEGQAAGAKAWVVKPFQPAQMLAAVSKLILP
- a CDS encoding STAS domain-containing protein translates to MPLQYEAQDDTAQVHIDGELTIYTAAELAVQWLPHLGATPRMALDLSQITEMDGAGLQLLLMVQREASRAGTQLTLTGQSKAVTETLALCNLVA
- a CDS encoding chemotaxis protein CheA, translated to MSINLDQAQQTFIVEAREQLQAMEESLLQLETDPGDDDAIGAIFRAAHTIKGSAGLFGLEPIVSFTHIVEDVLDRLRNGSVEVDASLIAVLLKSSDHMLELINVAANQGGSLPPPALQREVELCQILQEYQAPSPTAAPTPTQETAPHESGETRLWHLSLRFGQDVFRNGMDPLSFLRYLQTLGEIVEITTLTDALPAADAWDAESCYLGFDIEFRSAASHGAINEVFDFVREDCEIEIVAQDDDITLAANTGLVTTSPEPAEESTALVATGELLSDQRKTPRMPAQIATDKQAVTSDSKGKDGTYVRVNADKLDELINLVGELVIASAGASLLARTCQNDPLQEATSSVSGLVEEILDGALRLRMIPIGETFNRFRRVVRDVSQELGKDIDLIISGAETELDKTVVEKIGDPLMHLLRNAMDHGIETAEARLAAGKPVKGHLHLNAYHDSGSIVLEIADDGAGLNRDRILEKAQERGLVPPGASPTDQEIYNLIFEPGFSTAQAVTNLSGRGVGMDVVKRNITLLRGTVDLDSQPGKGTVVRIRLPLTLAIINGFLVGIGQSTYVIPLDMVQECIELSEDDGLASREQGYLDLRGEVLPLVYLRDHFSHEGPAARRQNVVVVRYAELKAGLVVDDLLGEFQTVIKPLGKLFGALRGISGSTILGSGAVALILDVPALLTQIAQTENRYNPTQLQQANAR